A genomic stretch from Neodiprion fabricii isolate iyNeoFabr1 chromosome 3, iyNeoFabr1.1, whole genome shotgun sequence includes:
- the LOC124178295 gene encoding uncharacterized protein LOC124178295 produces the protein MQGYSRAQLIASKVFVEAPKTFYALMLRLSFAVVFSTSAIAGYLTTWLFFHNQSNTRSGPGTPTDVSTAIHYLVIAIDALIVPLLVTIWITRGRRRVHRVISTFATVDEKLSKFGQCPSRNSSTWKLIILICAPLVTAGVIIWIDVNYNEPQASKLSIFRSIFLHFHEFVRFYTLGFFASLVLLIGDRYKAVNSVLKTVLREHSYDLTNTRQIVSEWVTAVRELRALHRKLFFAAEDIQLAFNFQLLVLGIITLMSAIGELYKLYLANISLCGSPSLPAFAYLLLFSLQLGPAYFAAFSCSCTCDQAKRTAALIQEITVVDENLCLEIVETIATYLIILIQIGTVPQNCQNSHDSGLDNFVNSSINRGSNIS, from the exons ATGCAAG GATACAGTAGAGCACAGTTAATCGCTTCAAAGGTTTTCGTCGAAGCTCCGAAAACGTTTTACGCTTTAATGCTTCG CTTATCCTTTGCCGTGGTTTTCAGCACGTCAGCAATTGCCGGCTATTTAACGACATGGCTATTTTTTCACAACCAATCCAACACGCGGTCCGGACCAGGAACGCCAACCGATGTTTCTACGGCCATTCACTATCTCGTAATAGCTATTGACGCACTAATCGTACCGCTTTTAGTAACCATCTGGATAACCAGAGGTCGGCGTCGAGTTCATCGTGTAATCTCGACCTTTGCAACAGTCGACGAGAAATTGTCAAAGTTCGGACAATGTCCAAGCCGGAATTCAAGCACGTGGAAACTCATCATTCTCATCTGTGCTCCTCTGGTAACAGCTGGAGTAATAATCTGGATCGATGTGAATTACAACGAACCACAAGCGTCGAAGCTCTCGATATTTCGctcgatttttttacactttcaCGAGTTCGTTAGGTTTTATACCCTGGGGTTCTTCGCTTCTCTGGTCCTGCTTATTGGCGATCGCTACAAGGCTGTTAACTCGGTGCTGAAGACGGTTTTGCGGGAACACAGTTACGACTTGACGAACACTCGGCAAATCGTTTCGGAATGGGTTACCGCTGTACGAGAACTTCGTGCTCTTCATCGCAAGCTCTTCTTCGCAGCCGAGGATATTCAGCTGGCTTTTAATTTCCAGCTTTTAGTTCTCGGCATTATAACTCTAATGTCTGCCATCGGAGAACTGTACAAGCTCTATTTGGCGAATATCTCGCTTTGCGGATCTCCGTCTTTGCCGGCATTCGCGtatcttcttctcttctcgttGCAACTTGGCCCAGCTTACTTCGCCGCATTCAGCTGCAGTTGCACATGCGATCAG GCCAAGAGAACTGCGGCTCTGATACAAGAGATCACCGTAGTCGATGAGAATTTATGTCTAGAG ATTGTTGAAACGATTGCAACATACCTGATTATTCTAATTCAAATAGGAACGGTGCCACAGAATTGTCAAAATTCGCATGACTCGGGATTAGATAACTTCGTTAACTCTTCAATCAACCGTGGATCAAATATTTCCTAA